Within the Blastopirellula marina genome, the region GTGCAACGACCAGCATGTGATTCGGGCCACCCGAGAAATCGATTGCACTCATCAAAGCACGTTCGATGTCTTGCTTTGGAGCATGGTCCAATTGCATGGCCAGGGCCATTGCTTCGTACATCCAAGGTTGAAGCTGACCGTCACGCAGAGCGAGTTGAATGACCCCGGTCACATCGCTGTAACGCTTGGCGGCCATCGCACGACGAACTTCGCTTCGCACGGCAGCTGCAGGAATCGTGGCTTGCGAATCAAAAGCTCGTTCCCACGCCTGAAGCCGAGTTTCGCCTTCGTTGACCTGGAGAATGAAAGCTTCCTGCTGGGCTTCAGCCGGCTTGGACGAAGCGTCAGCAGCTGGCTCTTGTGCGGGCTTCACGTCCTCGACTTTGGAGACAGCCTTTTCGTCGGCCACGGCAAACACACCACCGCCACCGCCGCCGAAACCATTGTTACCGCCGCCACCGCCAAAGCCGTTACCGCCACCGCCACCGCCGATACCACCGCCGACGCCGTTACCGCCGCCACCAAGGGTACCGATCTGAGCGGAAACTGGCAGCACGAGGTCGGCCACTGGATACACTTTCGTGATCAGTTCGCTCTCGGCTTCTTCTGGAGTAGTGATCATCAGCACTTCGTTGGCCACGATGTACGTCAGGTCCAATTCTTTCAGCATCAGACGCAGAGCAGAGCGAAGCGAAATACCTTCGATGTTACGGGTGACAGGCGTGTCGGTAGATAGACCAACGTCTTCCAGTGCTCGGTTATCGATCTGAATTTCGATACCGTGCAACTGCTTCAGATATCCCACCACTTCTTCCAGCGGCGTGTCGATAAACTGGATCTTGGTCTCGGATTCGAGTTGTTGGAAGATCTTTTGCTCGGCACTTCCCGTCGAAGCCAAGTCGACCGAACCATATTTTTCCTTACGATAGTAAATCTCTTCCCAGAATTCAGCATCTGGGTAGACGATTGGTGGTTCGTCTGGGAATGGAACACTGGACTTTTCAGCTTCGAACATCGTGTCGACAAATCGCTGATATCGCAGTTCCTTCAGAGCCGTGATCGAACGATAGTTACCGACGATGGTAGCAATCTCAACGCCTGCGACGGCAGCCTGATTGTAAGGGTCCATCGCTCGGACTTCTTGAGCACTGAGCAGGGCTTCGCTGTACTTACCTTCGTCCATCAACGCATCAAACATTTCCATGATGACACGAGCACGTTCTTCGTCACGAAGTAGCTGCTCGGTCAGAGCGATGCGTTCACGAGCGATCGCTTCTCGCTCGGCTGCCTCTGCACGGCGAGCTTCCACTTCCACCGCACGGGCAGACGATTCACGAATTGCGGCGATAATCTGGTTACGCAAACGAGCACGCACATCTGGGCTGAGATCTGGAGCACGTTCGACGTTATCCAGAAGCAGCTTCAATGCATTGCGTGTCCCATCAGGATCCGTGGTCATTCGACCACGAGCAGCGGCCAAACGATTGGTCACTTCTGCTTCGATGATACGAGCACTACGAATGGTGTTCAGATCAACCTCATTCAGAAACTGACCGTCATCTTCGCCAAGCGTCAGCGGTGCGGCCGAATCGTCCGATCCATCGTTCTGGAAAGCCACAAAGTGAACGGGAATACGACGGACCGAGGCACCACGATCAACGGGAGCCTTTTCTTCGGTCTTCGTCTTTTCATCGGACTTAGCAGCCGCCTTGGCGACAGCTTGAGCCCGCGGATGTCCTGGATCGATTTCCATGGCGGCTTGTGCCAGACGTGCAGCACCAACTTTGTCGCCAGCAGCGAGAGCCTGACCACCCAGCTTTGCGTATTGGTCGGCGGAAGCCATCAACACACTGGCCGTTTCGCGAAGACCGCCGGAACCCACTGTCGGCAGGTTCAGTCCATCATCTTTACGAGCCAGTTCGATCAACTGCGGCAAGTAGGCCTGATCATCATTGGTAGCTTCTGGTTTTCCGGTCCAAGTCCGAGCGAAAGCACCACTACCTTTAACTTCGACGCTCACTACGCCATCGGTGTCGAGCACACCCACGACGATTGAGTCGCGATCCGCACGCAGCGGCGGAAATTGTTTTGGGAAGGATTCAACTACGTTGGCCGAGAACTTGGCCGAAGCTGGCCAGATAACCGGCGTGGTCGCGGCGGCAGCCAAGCGAACGCCAGCTTCTTCCGATGGAGTTTCGCGATTATCAACTTCAACCATGCCGCCGGAGTGATTTGCCAAGGTAGCCAGAACTTCGATGTTACGCTCTGGTCCAATTGCCAGCGAGTTCAGCGCCACTTTGTTGCGGCGTAGCGTGCCAACGACTTCTTCTAACTCAGTCGGCGAGAGGAAATTTGCTTTGCTATTACCATCGCCGATATAGACAATCGAGCGATTCAATTTGCCAGACTTCGTGAAGACCGAAACAGCGTCTTCAATCAAAGTTTCCAGGTCAGTCGCCCCCAGAGGAGCACGCTTTTCCAACTTGGCGAATGCTTCGGAGATTTCACTGCCTTGAGGCGAAACGAAACTGCCGGTCATCGGAACGGCCATGATATCGCCAGCAAAAAGTTGAACCCGGCTATCGGATGGCAACGAAGCCATCAGCGCCTTAGCGGTGGCGATCGAATCGGTTCGGTAAACGCCTGCCTGGCTGGCAGAAGTATCAACCACCACCACAACTTCCGATGGGCTGGCTTCTGGTTTCTCATCAAGAGAAACACTCATGGCGAAGTAGCGGGGCCCGGCAGTTTGCTGATAGGTTGCGACGCGAGTGGCATCGCCCGCCGCAGCGGGAGCCACCATCAAAACGGCTAGCCCGATTGCCAAAAATGCCGAGAGACACTGCTCGAAGTGCTCACGCTTAGGCATAGTCGAAACTCCAAAAAAGAAATGGTGAGAAGTGTTGTTCGTTGCGACTCTGTTCCGAAATGGTCGCAGGTCAGCTGGCTGTAAACAGGTAATCCACAAACTGCACCTGCTCCTCAAATAAGGATAGCGCAAGGATTACCGCCCAGTCTGGATCCTAATTCTATTTCCCGCCTGCAAATACTGCCACCAAAAAACATCGAATCCGCTTAAGTTTAGCTGGATTAACATTTTGAGAAAATAGATGAAACGGGTCGTTCCTGCAGGCATCCCCACATTGAGGTAATCTGCCATGCCAAAACGGTCGCAAGGGAGCACATGCTCCCTTGCATAATACAACATAAACTGCGTTCAGCAATTGACTTACTAAAATCGCAGTAAATCTTGTAGCTGCGAGACACGATGGGCCGGCAGCAGTTCCGTTTTTCTGAGGGACGCAATGGCAATCGGCTGTGTGATGGCCGTCCAACGCTCTTGGATTGCCGAGAACAACTTGCTGACGGCAATTTCACCGGAAGCAATTGCTTGAACCTGTTCTCTTACAAAGACTTGAAACGATTCAGGCACTACAGGCTGGGCGTTCTGTTCGGCCAACAGAACCGGATCCACTTTGCTAGGCAGAACGTCGCTGTTTTCGTAGACGTAAACAACGGTCAGGTCATCCGTTACGAATACAAACCAGTCGTAAATTTCTGGCTCGAAGTAGTTGTTGTACTCATCGTATCCGTACGGATCGAGCGGGAATTTCGACTCATCCATCGCAATCAAGGCCATAACCTCTTCGCCTGTATTAACTTGCGGCAGATCATCCCATGCAATCTCCGACTCGATTGCCACTACCCGTTCACGACCCTTTTGGGCGGCGAATTCGGCTTTGATGATCGATCGTAAGTGTGCGTTGATCGAATCGTCAAAGTTCGCATAAATAGGGTTTGCCAGAAGGGCTTCCCATTGCGAGATCATCTCTGCAGCAAGTTCTCTCTGCTGAATTGGCTCCGATTTTTCCGCGAACGTATGATCACGAGCCACGCTCCAATCGATTGGTGGCCTCTTCAGGGCTTCCGCAATGCGAAATTCCACTTCCGGATGAAACTCAGGGTTGAGCTGAACGCTGACAACATGATTTGCGTCCACAATTTTGTCCGCTCTCGCCTCGAAGCTGGCACAGAATCCTAATGCGATCAGAACGGCCAGTCCGGCAAATATACGGCAAGTCATTTCTCTGTATCCTCCCAGAGTATTTTCAAAAGAACGCGATTAGCAAAGGCAGGCAATCCTTGCCTCGCGTATTTGGTGGGTAATTTAGCTAAACTAGGGTATCGACGAATTCAAAATGAACCCATTAGGCCCATTGGATAACTAGGGCACTTTGTAAGAACCTGGTGCCGTCACATTCCGCACCTTTTTTCACAGGGCCTGCTCCCCCTCTTTGGTCGAAAAAACGTAAAGAAGCCCCACTACCGCCCCACGGGTTCCTCCCGACAATAACGATTCGCTTTCAATTCACCCCTTTGACGGACGGTCAGCGTCCGGACAACAACTCGCCGACATGGAATTCCTGCAAGCTGCACATCCCTGGATTGCCATCGCTACCACTCTCGGAGTATTCCTCGCGATTCAATTTGCACGACGTGTCCCAGTCGATTTGTTGTTCCTTCTGGCACTCTGCTTTGTCACGCTGGCCGGGGTCATTTCCCCACAGATGGCAATCAGTGGCTTCGCTAGTCGGGCAGTGATTGCCATCAGCGCGTTGCTGGTGGTCTCGGCCGGACTTCGAAAGACAGGTGTGCTGGATTGGATCGGGGGAAAAATCCTCGGTCGCGCGACAAACGAACGCTCTGCCCTGCTCCGGCTCACTGGCCCAATCGTGGTTTCGGCCGCGTTTGTTTTGAATACTGCTCTGGTCGCCATGATGATGCCGGTCATTCTCGACTGGTGCCGGCAGCGAAATCTGTCCCCTTCCAAACTACTGCTTCCCCTGAGCTACCTGACCATCCTGGGAGGTGTCTGCACGCTGATCGGTACAAGCACGACACTGGTTGTGAATGAAAAGCTACGCGACAGCGTCGTGATTGTTGAGAACGAAATCAAAGATCTCGAGTCCAAGATCACAGCAGCCAAGCCTGATGATCGCCCTGCACTGGAAACACGTCTTGCCAATCGCAAGAAGATTCTCCCCAACGTGCAACCGATGGGCTTCTTTGAAATCAGTTGGATCGGGATTCCATGTGCACTCGTCGGTAGCTTGTACATGCTGGTGCTTGGGCAGCGATTTCTACCCGGTAAACGAGACATCATGGAAATGTTGGGGGACCAGCAACGCGAATACCTGGTAGAAATGATGGTTCAGCCCGATTGCCCGTTGATCGACCGAACGGTCGAAGCGGCCGGTCTGCGCAATCTGCATGGACTGTTCCTCATCGAAATCGATCGCGAGGGCGACATCATCACGCCGGTGACTCCGCGCGACTTCGTCCGCTCTGGCGATCGACTCGTCTTCACTGGACTGGTGAACACGATCGTCGACCTCGAAAAAATCCCCGGGCTGATTCCCGCCGCCGACAGGACTTACGAGTTCCACCCCCAATCGCGTGTCCAGCGTCACCTTACCGAGGTCGTCTTGAGTCCTTCGTCTCCCTTGATCGGTACGACGGTAAGAAAGGCGAATTTCCGTCAGTTGTACAACGCGGCGGTTGTCGCCGTGCATCGCAACGGGCAACGCCTACCCAACAAGATTGGCAATATCGAACTTGAGGTAGGGGACACCTTACTGCTGCAAACTCGCACGGACTTCATTGCCCAACATCGAAACAATCGAGATTTCTACCTGGTCAGTAGCGTAGACGATGCCGAACCTCGGCGTCACGACCGAGCCCTTATTTCCGGCGGCCTGATGATTTTGCTGATCCTTTGGTTGTGCCTGACATCGGTGTTTTCCGGTTTTGAATTTGCTGGCGGCTGGGGCAGCCCCGCGATCGCTGCGTTAACAATCGCTGGCCTAATGATTTTGACCCAGTGTCTTTCCGCATCTGAAGCGCGTGGTGCGCTCGACATGCAGGTCATCGTGACAATCGCTGCGGCTCTGGGGTTGGGCAATGCCCTTTGGGAAAGTGGTGCCGCTCAGATGATCGCAGAGGGACTCGTTTCCGCGGTCGGTACCAATCCGTTTGTCCTGCTTGTTGTGATTTATCTGCTGACGGTTGTCTTTACCGAAACGATTACCAACACGGCGGTCGCGGCGCTGCTGCTTCCGATCGCGGTAGCCATCGCCCAGCAAAGCGATTTGAGCCCGAGACCATTCATCATGGCCATCGCTATCGGAGCATCGATGGCCTTTCTTACCCCTATTGGCTATCAAACCAATCTTATGGTCATGGGACCCGGTGGCTACACACCGCGCGACTATCTCAAGTCAGGTATTCCACTGGCGATTCTCATCGCCATTACGTCCATCACGTTGATACCGCGGATCTGGTCGTTCTAACCAAAAGCAAGAGTTGGGCAGCGACTTGTCCTCTCGGCTAAGTTTCCAGAATCAATGCGCGAAAATGCATTAAGAACAAAAACTTTTTGCTCGCGGTTTACCGAGAACGCTTAGCTACGTCGCTAATCCATGAGCCAAGCATATCCCCAATATGCAATGGCCTGGGATCCCAGCAGGAGGCATAAATAATTCCCAAAAACCACGAGACATCAATTTTGAAATTGCCGTAAGTGGCCCCCAAATTTAGAGATTAAGGGTGTACTTACATTGGGCATGGGCACCCACCACCAAAGAACGCAATTTTAGACTTCATATGCTTTACATCGACAACTCTTAAAGATCTTCTGGCCTTTTTACCTAGACATCGAAAGCGCAAAATAACGTATGTGAGGTGCATAAATATGCTCTTACTTGCCTGGTACCAATAAGAGGGCACAGGCGGCCTCATGTCTATCATTCATTTATTGTTTGTTGTGTCATTGCGCATGCCGTTGGGCTCTCGGAGGGAGATGCATCATGAAGTCTTCTCGTTTGCGATCAGGCTTTACTCTGGTCGAATTGTTGGTTGTGATCGCAATTATTGGTGTCTTGATCGCGCTACTTCTGCCCGCGGTGCAACAGGCTCGTGAGGCCGCTCGACGTAGCGAGTGCTCGAACAACCTGAAGCAGATCGGCTTGGCGACCCACATGTTCCACGATACGTATACCAAACTGCCTCCGTTGGTGAATTGCCAACAAGGTTACAGTGTCTGGGTACACCTAATGCCGTTCGCTGAACAGAACGCCCAGTACGAGTTGCTGCATGCCGTTAATACCGACAACTGGAAAGACGTGATCTTTGCGAACCTCACCCAGCAACAGAAGGAAGGTGTCAGTTCGATCTCGTACATGACTTGCCCTTCACGTCGAAGCGGCGTCCAGATGAAAGACTCGGGTGGCCAGCAGGGCCCATGGAGCGACTACGGTGCCGTCGGTTACGACTCGTCCAGCACCGTGTTTAACGCTTACCACAACCCAAACGACAGTTCGCATGTGAACGACATCAAGAGCATTCTGCGAGTTGGTATTCCTACCAGCCCTGGCGACAATAACCCATGTGGCGAAGCGAATCCGCGTGACTCGTTCGCACGCGTCACGGACGGTCTAAGCAACACCCTGATGTTTGGCGAAAAGGGGCTTGGCAAAGATCAGGTTGGCGTTTGTTGCGGCTCGACTGGTGCCGATGGTTCGTTCCTCTACTCGTCCGACGGATGGCGAGAGTTTTCGGTCGCTAGTTCTATTCGTCTCCGCCTAGGGCGAGGTCCAAATGACAACGCTCGACCGGACAACGGGCAGGGGCACGGAAGCTGGCATCCTGGCATTACCCAGTTTGTTCTGGGTGACGGATCGGTCCGAGGCATTTCGACCAACATTTCGCAAAGCACCCTGGAAAACCTGGGCAATGCTATGGATGGCAATGTGATTGGCGAGTTTTAGTCACACCTTGCATAAACAGTCACGGAGTCTCCCCCAGGGGCTCTGTGGCGTCAAGAAATCAAACCACAACATCATGCGAGGGTCGAACTCATGAAACGCACACTCCTTCTTGCTGCTTGTCTCCTGCTGCTTATTGGCGGGATGGGATGTAGCCAACAGACAGAAAACGCCGTATTCGGCACAGTTCAGTACGCAGATGGAACTCCTATGGCACAGGGAGAACTCATCTTCGACGACGGGAAGTATTCCGATATCGCACCGATCGACAGCGAAGGCAACTTTTCCGTCGTGAAAGGCCTGCCGGCTGGAACGTATAAAGTGACACTCGGAGGCGTGATGGAACCCGATGCCAAAGGCAACTATTCGCCGATCGTGCACAAGCGTTACCTCGAATACAAATCGACGGATCTTAACGTTACGGTGCCCCTCGGAGATGAGCCCGTCAAGTTTATGATCGATCGCCCGAAGAAGTAATCGCATTACTTTCCAGGCAATTACCCAACGCATAGTCCTTACGACCATGCGTTTTTTGTTTCTAGCGAATTTGCTCCTTGGTTCGACTTGCCGCACTGGCCTAATCACCAGCAACCTTCCTCAATGCCCAAGGGTGCCTTTTTTTTCATACGTTTTCAAATGAACGAATTATCTCGGATTTCTGCTAGTTGATATCGCGGGATGTTGTTACAAAGAAGGTATAGAAACACATTGTTTTTGAGAATTAATTCGATTTAATTCCTACGCCTTTTCCCTTAGCATCTGCGCCCCACGCCTTTCTCATCATGCGCCAAGTGCTTTCGTTGTT harbors:
- a CDS encoding SLC13 family permease, producing MEFLQAAHPWIAIATTLGVFLAIQFARRVPVDLLFLLALCFVTLAGVISPQMAISGFASRAVIAISALLVVSAGLRKTGVLDWIGGKILGRATNERSALLRLTGPIVVSAAFVLNTALVAMMMPVILDWCRQRNLSPSKLLLPLSYLTILGGVCTLIGTSTTLVVNEKLRDSVVIVENEIKDLESKITAAKPDDRPALETRLANRKKILPNVQPMGFFEISWIGIPCALVGSLYMLVLGQRFLPGKRDIMEMLGDQQREYLVEMMVQPDCPLIDRTVEAAGLRNLHGLFLIEIDREGDIITPVTPRDFVRSGDRLVFTGLVNTIVDLEKIPGLIPAADRTYEFHPQSRVQRHLTEVVLSPSSPLIGTTVRKANFRQLYNAAVVAVHRNGQRLPNKIGNIELEVGDTLLLQTRTDFIAQHRNNRDFYLVSSVDDAEPRRHDRALISGGLMILLILWLCLTSVFSGFEFAGGWGSPAIAALTIAGLMILTQCLSASEARGALDMQVIVTIAAALGLGNALWESGAAQMIAEGLVSAVGTNPFVLLVVIYLLTVVFTETITNTAVAALLLPIAVAIAQQSDLSPRPFIMAIAIGASMAFLTPIGYQTNLMVMGPGGYTPRDYLKSGIPLAILIAITSITLIPRIWSF
- a CDS encoding carboxypeptidase regulatory-like domain-containing protein — its product is MKRTLLLAACLLLLIGGMGCSQQTENAVFGTVQYADGTPMAQGELIFDDGKYSDIAPIDSEGNFSVVKGLPAGTYKVTLGGVMEPDAKGNYSPIVHKRYLEYKSTDLNVTVPLGDEPVKFMIDRPKK
- a CDS encoding DUF1559 domain-containing protein codes for the protein MKSSRLRSGFTLVELLVVIAIIGVLIALLLPAVQQAREAARRSECSNNLKQIGLATHMFHDTYTKLPPLVNCQQGYSVWVHLMPFAEQNAQYELLHAVNTDNWKDVIFANLTQQQKEGVSSISYMTCPSRRSGVQMKDSGGQQGPWSDYGAVGYDSSSTVFNAYHNPNDSSHVNDIKSILRVGIPTSPGDNNPCGEANPRDSFARVTDGLSNTLMFGEKGLGKDQVGVCCGSTGADGSFLYSSDGWREFSVASSIRLRLGRGPNDNARPDNGQGHGSWHPGITQFVLGDGSVRGISTNISQSTLENLGNAMDGNVIGEF